The following proteins come from a genomic window of Balearica regulorum gibbericeps isolate bBalReg1 chromosome 9, bBalReg1.pri, whole genome shotgun sequence:
- the SGPP2 gene encoding sphingosine-1-phosphate phosphatase 2 isoform X2, whose product MYIGQVSKDILKWPRPLSPPVVKLELRTDAEYGMPSTHAMAATAISFSFLTATVNQYKYPFEVGLIAAFVFSTLVCLSRLYTGMHTVLDVIGGALISAVLLMLLYPAWDMIDHLLLTSPFCPLLSIVVPLVLCYNYPKLDYYSPTRGDTTTILGAGAGATVGFWLNNQYAMPAYTSESFPLRFPLITGKIVAVVLARFFVGIFVILLTRRLMKRVVLGMLRYRYKFSIGDLEARRRLEVEVPYKFVTYSSVGFSATVLVPLLHELLGLM is encoded by the exons ATGTACATAGGCCAGGTCTCCAAGGACATCCTGAAGTGGCCTCGGCCCCTCTCGCCGCCTGTCGTCAAGCTGGAACTGAGGACGGATGCAGAGTACGGGATGCCTTCCACCCATGCCATGGCAGCTACCGccatctccttctcctttctcactGCAACCGTGAATCAATACAAG TACCCATTCGAAGTGGGCCTGATAGCAGCATTTGTGTTCTCGACGCTGGTGTGTCTCAGCAGGCTCTACACAGGGATGCACACAGTCCTG GATGTGATCGGCGGAGCACTGATTTCGGCTGTGCTGCTCATGCTCTTGTATCCTGCGTGGGACATGATAGATCACTTGCTGTTAACCAGTCCCTTCTGTCCGCTGCTTTCCATAGTTGTGCCTCTTGTCTTATGTTACAACTACCCCAAACTAGACTACTACAGCCCTACCAGGGGAGACACCACAACTATCTtaggagcaggagctggagcaaCTGTGGGATTTTGGTTAAATAACCAGTACGCCATGCCAGCCTACACCAGCGAAAGTTTTCCGCTCAGATTTCCTCTGATCACCGGTAAAATAGTGGCGGTTGTTCTGGCCAGGTTCTTCGTAGGGATCTTTGTTATTCTACTGACGCGCCGGCTGATGAAGCGTGTGGTCCTTGGCATGCTGCGCTATCGGTACAAGTTTTCCATCGGCGACCTGGAAGCCCGAAGACGACTGGAAGTCGAAGTGCCATATAAATTTGTAACGTACTCCTCAGTTGGCTTCAGTGCTACCGTGCTTGTGCCGCTGCTGCACGAGCTGTTGGGATTGATGTGA